A portion of the Rhodanobacter sp. AS-Z3 genome contains these proteins:
- a CDS encoding SGNH/GDSL hydrolase family protein — protein sequence MPAYLALGDSYTIGEGVVAEDRWPVALARQLRAEGVALDEPHLIAVTGWTTDELSRGMDETALTPPYLLVSLQIGVNNQYRGRSDADYRVEFSTLLARAITLAGGCAERVLVVSIPDWGVTRFADERGCERTAIAQELDVYNARALAECERAGARFVDITRISRAHPELVAEDGLHPSAAQYRLWLAAIAPVALQALTAAD from the coding sequence ATGCCGGCTTATCTTGCCCTGGGTGATTCCTACACCATCGGTGAAGGCGTGGTCGCGGAGGATCGCTGGCCCGTCGCGCTGGCGCGACAGTTGCGCGCGGAAGGCGTAGCGCTCGACGAACCACACCTCATTGCGGTCACCGGCTGGACGACCGACGAACTGTCGCGAGGCATGGACGAAACCGCGCTGACGCCACCTTATCTATTGGTGAGCTTGCAGATCGGCGTGAACAACCAATACCGCGGAAGGTCGGACGCAGATTACCGCGTAGAGTTTTCCACCCTGCTGGCACGTGCGATCACACTGGCGGGTGGATGCGCTGAGCGGGTACTGGTGGTGTCGATCCCCGACTGGGGCGTGACACGCTTTGCCGATGAACGAGGCTGCGAGCGGACCGCCATTGCGCAGGAACTGGACGTCTACAATGCGCGCGCCCTCGCCGAGTGCGAACGCGCGGGTGCGCGCTTCGTCGACATCACCCGCATCTCGCGCGCACATCCGGAACTGGTCGCCGAGGATGGGCTGCATCCTTCCGCTGCCCAGTATCGCCTGTGGCTGGCAGCCATTGCGCCGGTCGCGCTGCAGGCACTAACGGCGGCCGATTGA